From Ignatzschineria sp. RMDPL8A, a single genomic window includes:
- a CDS encoding UUP1 family membrane protein, with product MKSLTRHLKILITLLLIVGLGTIYYEHKVLEIPMTEDTESELWTIDAKLSYQVPGNVGVTARFYVPDTFKNYELYTDSLVSSKEYGRVIEEDDLGNKIAHYSVRRAEGTETLYYRLSLASKMGVDETPFKYDARAGKVYQDKIALEGADKLAATALVEAIRSRSSNTATFISEAIVALTQTDNDQVKALLKGDDSPANRAKVLKVLLSQAHIPVQRVNTIQLIDSTNQKPEIWVRSYIESSKRDEASKKVVTQGKWVYFDLTSGKIGLPHDRIIWSIGDEPLLSVANGTKVKLEFNVDNKALSAITLASSTADKEGYLANSLYSLPVKMHHDYEVMIMIPFGVLVVLLVRNIIGFQTLGTFTPVLIALAFRETGLSYGIILFTVIVTLGLSLRSYLEHLKLQMLSRLSVVLTFVVILIGVLTIFSYKMGIESGLAISLFPMVILTMTIERLSITWEERGGGNAFKIAIGTLISASMAFALMGYRPLIYFVFTFPGILLVLVAFMLAMGRYRGYRLTELGRFSAMIRQEKEAEAKRLEAEKEHEEKA from the coding sequence ATGAAATCTTTAACGCGACACTTAAAAATCCTAATCACACTCCTTTTAATTGTGGGGCTAGGAACCATCTATTATGAGCATAAAGTGCTTGAAATTCCGATGACGGAAGATACCGAATCTGAGCTTTGGACCATCGATGCGAAGCTCTCCTATCAAGTGCCTGGAAACGTCGGCGTGACCGCGCGTTTTTATGTGCCTGATACCTTTAAAAATTATGAACTCTATACCGATAGTTTAGTGAGCTCGAAAGAGTATGGCCGCGTCATCGAGGAGGATGATTTGGGCAATAAGATCGCTCACTATTCCGTGCGCCGTGCGGAAGGGACGGAAACGCTCTACTATCGTCTCTCGCTTGCGTCTAAAATGGGGGTTGATGAAACGCCTTTTAAATATGATGCGCGTGCGGGGAAAGTCTATCAAGATAAAATTGCGCTCGAAGGGGCGGATAAGCTCGCGGCAACGGCGTTAGTTGAAGCGATTCGTAGCCGATCATCCAATACCGCAACCTTTATTAGTGAGGCAATTGTCGCGCTCACACAGACTGATAATGATCAGGTGAAAGCGCTCCTAAAAGGGGATGACTCGCCAGCGAATCGGGCAAAAGTGTTAAAAGTCTTGCTCTCTCAAGCGCACATTCCGGTGCAGCGCGTCAACACCATTCAATTGATCGATAGTACCAATCAAAAGCCCGAAATTTGGGTACGCAGCTATATCGAATCGAGTAAGCGCGATGAAGCGAGCAAAAAAGTAGTGACGCAAGGCAAATGGGTCTACTTTGATTTAACTAGCGGGAAAATTGGCCTGCCACACGACCGCATTATCTGGTCAATTGGTGATGAGCCACTCTTAAGTGTCGCCAATGGCACCAAAGTGAAACTTGAATTTAACGTCGATAATAAAGCGCTCTCAGCGATCACTTTAGCCAGCAGTACCGCCGATAAAGAGGGCTATTTAGCCAACTCACTTTACAGCCTGCCGGTCAAAATGCATCACGATTATGAGGTGATGATTATGATTCCGTTTGGTGTATTGGTGGTGTTACTGGTACGCAATATTATCGGTTTCCAAACGCTCGGAACCTTTACCCCGGTCTTAATCGCGCTTGCTTTTAGAGAAACGGGGCTCTCCTACGGGATTATTCTCTTTACCGTGATTGTGACGCTCGGGCTGTCGCTAAGGTCCTATCTTGAACATCTCAAATTACAGATGCTCTCGAGGCTCTCGGTGGTGCTCACCTTTGTGGTGATTTTAATCGGCGTCTTAACCATCTTTAGTTACAAAATGGGAATTGAGAGCGGGCTTGCGATCAGTCTCTTCCCGATGGTGATTTTAACCATGACGATCGAACGCCTTTCAATTACATGGGAAGAGCGCGGTGGCGGGAATGCCTTTAAAATTGCGATCGGCACTTTAATTTCAGCCTCAATGGCCTTTGCATTGATGGGCTATCGTCCGCTTATTTACTTTGTCTTCACTTTCCCTGGTATCTTGCTTGTCCTTGTGGCCTTTATGCTGGCGATGGGACGTTATCGCGGTTATCGCTTAACGGAATTAGGGCGCTTTAGCGCGATGATTCGTCAAGAGAAAGAGGCGGAAGCAAAACGCCTTGAAGCGGAGAAAGAGCATGAGGAGAAAGCGTAA
- a CDS encoding alpha-L-glutamate ligase-like protein, whose amino-acid sequence MFSMIKTWRALKARGVMGINQRNAEYVLQYNNRRYYPYVDDKIVTKERALIYEVNVPEMYGVISSESEIKYLPKIIGDRTEFVIKPAQGAGGDGILVIADKFDDYRYKTVSGRLITIDEIEYQISSILTGLYSLGGMRDRALIEYKVTSDPIFKSISYEGVPDIRIIVLMGYPVMAMLRLPTRQSGGKANLHQGAIGVGVDIATGTTLKGTWLNEIITRHPDTNNDVSGVALPDWDGFLELATGCYEISKLGYIGVDMVLDEEKGPLILEINARPGLNIQIANNAGLAARTYRVEKHLEELKAAGIEKESVKERVAFSKEWFDAKNTF is encoded by the coding sequence ATGTTTTCGATGATTAAAACGTGGCGAGCGCTTAAAGCGCGGGGTGTCATGGGGATTAATCAGCGAAATGCGGAATATGTGCTTCAGTACAATAACCGCCGCTACTATCCCTATGTTGATGATAAAATCGTCACCAAAGAGCGCGCGCTCATCTATGAGGTCAATGTGCCTGAGATGTATGGCGTGATCTCAAGCGAAAGTGAGATTAAATATCTGCCAAAAATCATTGGCGATCGTACGGAATTTGTCATTAAACCAGCGCAAGGCGCGGGGGGTGATGGAATTTTAGTGATTGCCGATAAGTTCGATGATTATCGTTATAAAACGGTTTCGGGGCGCTTAATTACCATTGATGAAATTGAGTATCAGATCTCATCGATTTTAACCGGGCTCTATTCGCTCGGCGGCATGCGCGATCGGGCGCTGATTGAGTATAAAGTCACCTCCGATCCAATCTTTAAAAGCATCAGTTATGAGGGCGTGCCGGACATTCGCATCATTGTCTTGATGGGATATCCCGTGATGGCGATGTTGCGCCTTCCGACCCGTCAATCAGGTGGGAAAGCGAATCTTCACCAAGGGGCGATCGGTGTGGGCGTTGATATTGCGACAGGCACAACGCTTAAAGGCACGTGGCTCAATGAGATTATTACCCGTCATCCTGATACCAATAATGATGTAAGCGGCGTTGCGCTTCCCGACTGGGACGGCTTTTTAGAGCTCGCAACGGGCTGTTATGAGATCTCAAAGCTTGGCTATATCGGTGTGGATATGGTGCTCGATGAAGAGAAAGGGCCGCTCATTTTAGAGATTAATGCGCGCCCAGGTCTTAATATCCAGATCGCCAATAATGCAGGGTTAGCGGCTCGTACCTATCGGGTAGAGAAGCATCTTGAAGAGCTTAAAGCCGCGGGCATAGAGAAAGAGAGCGTCAAAGAGCGCGTCGCTTTTTCCAAAGAGTGGTTTGATGCTAAAAACACGTTTTAA
- a CDS encoding ATP-dependent zinc protease, translating into MRLTPRLNRKITLLWTLLFLSVTASSLEAKTVEKEIYGRYETMSIVDFNGVNVSAKMDTGALTASLHAENIEFFTKNNDDWVRFTTRINEMELGPYEFPLHKVSRVKRRQEEKSPSKVKSAKRPVILLTLCLGNQQKEVEVNLANRSNLNYPLLIGSKALRSFKAIVDVSEKYTHPLQCNE; encoded by the coding sequence ATGCGATTAACACCAAGACTTAACCGGAAAATAACGTTGCTGTGGACGCTGCTGTTTTTAAGCGTTACGGCGAGCAGTCTGGAGGCAAAAACGGTGGAAAAAGAGATCTACGGACGCTATGAAACCATGAGCATTGTGGATTTTAACGGCGTGAATGTATCGGCAAAGATGGATACCGGCGCGCTCACCGCATCACTCCATGCCGAAAATATCGAATTTTTCACCAAAAATAACGACGACTGGGTGCGTTTTACCACTCGCATTAATGAGATGGAGCTTGGGCCTTATGAATTCCCACTCCATAAAGTGAGTCGAGTCAAACGGCGCCAAGAAGAGAAAAGTCCAAGCAAAGTAAAATCGGCAAAACGCCCAGTGATTCTACTCACGCTCTGCCTTGGCAATCAACAAAAAGAGGTGGAGGTAAATTTGGCCAATCGCTCAAATTTAAACTATCCCCTCTTAATCGGTTCGAAAGCGCTCCGCTCCTTTAAGGCGATTGTGGACGTTTCCGAGAAATATACTCATCCGCTTCAGTGTAACGAATAA